The sequence gtgaataaagtttatgaacgaaaaatgggaaatgtGAACATacttcatgtgaaatattgattcgcgataggggtgaaagTTTCTCGTCGAATCTGTTGGAGTGACTCTACAACCGTCATTAGTTGGACTGGTTTTGAAAGCAGGAGATATAAACCATTTGTTGCCCATCGAATTGCCGAAATACTTGATTCGACACGCCCAACTGATTGGAGATGGTTGCCTACAGATCTCAATGTTGCCGATGATACAATAAGAGCTAAAAATGAAGTTGATTTCTCCATTGAAATACGTTGGTTCCAAGCGCCACAATTTTTGTACGAAAACGAAGCTGACTGGCCGAATAAGAATTCTGAGAAATCTGATGATTTGTGTGAAGAAGAACTACGCCCCAAATTTGTCATGCTGGTTAGTATTTATTGAAGAGTTAAGGGTTGCTGAAACTATTCTGTCCCAAGAAGAGTGTTTCGCCTTTAaaataaacgttttaaaatctgGTGGTTCTTTAAAAAAGGATAACGTGTTATTTTCCCTTTCGCcttattttgatgaaaataatttacttaGAGTGAGCGGTCGTATTGATACTGCGAGTTGGTTGCCTTTAGATGCCAGGCACCCCATTATTATGTCGCCCTGTCACCGCTTTACACAACTATTTGTTGCCCATGTGCATAATAAAATGAGACATCAAAATTTTGAGGCTACCATAGGCGAAATAAGGAAAAGGTTCAGGATTCCACGACTTCGAAATCTGTTGAGAAAGACTACATCAAATTGCAACATTTGTAAGATTCGTCGTGCCGTTCCAGTAGCTCCTTTTATGGGATCGTTGCCAAGTGATAGACTAACTCCATATGTCCGGCCATTTACTTATACTGGTGTTGACTATTTTGGCCCATTAAATGTGACTATTGGTAGACGCCATGAAAAACGTTGGGTTGCCCTGTTTACGTGCCTTACAATCAGAGCTGTACATTTAGAAGTGGCCTATGATCTATCTACTGATTCGTGTATTTTGGCTATACGGAATTTTATAAATCGTCATGGCACCCCGTTGAAGATTCGGAGTGATAACGGAAAGAATTTTGTTGGAGTTAACCAGGAAGCCCAGCGATTTGATGAAGTATTTGATCTGGTTAAAATTGAAGATGAGTTGTCCACAAGGGGCATTGAATGGCAGTTTAATTGTCCACATAATCCTGCAGGTGGTATATGGGAGCGAATGGTTCAAGGTTTTAAGAGTAACCCTAAAAGAAGTCCCCCCAAAAGAGCACACCTTGCAAAGTTTTTAATTGAAGCCGAAAACATCGTGAACTCTCGCCCATTGACTCACTTGCCTGTCAGTCCGGAAGACGACGAACCATTGACGCCTAATCATTTCTTGTTGGGTTTTGCAAATACGGCTCAAACGACAGAAGGTATTGAAATTACAAAGCCAGTGGTACTGAAGAAGCAGTGGCGAATTGCTCGACAGCTACGAGATCATTTTTGGAAAAGATGGATTGTGGAATATTTGCCCACACTTACAAGACGGTCCAAAAAGCCTGTGGCCCCGGGAGATCTTGTACTAATTTGTGATCCAGCTGTTTCCCGTCGAGATTGGAAGAGAGGTCGTGTCGTAAATGTGTTTCCTGGCAGTGATGGTGTAATCCGAAGAGCTGATGTCCAAACAAGTAGTGGAATACTTAAACGCCCAGTTTGCAAACTAGCAGTCCTTGATTTAGAGTAGTGAATCGTTGCCGATCCACGGGGGTGGGAATGTCGCCAATggctcatatatttatttatttaaatttattacgatttttatttttattgattttgaattattttggtTTGATTATATTATTGTTTGTGAGCTATCTTAATGTTTACTTAAATTGTCTTATTTACCAATTGTATGATCATTGTTGTTTGGTTCATTTGTCCGTTAGGACTTTTTGTCCCTAAATTATACTGCAGTATTTTcgttcagtttatttatttggaaatgaaCTGTTGTAATAgtacataaacaaaaagaaatttataggCTCAGTAATAACTGgctttagaattaaaatttagtttgttgggGATAAAAACTGCGGTAAGTCGCTTAATGtatttataagttatttttttgtaataagttcTCTTTTTAGAAATAAACTGTTGCTCAAGTATATGCatcattaattaaaaatttgtggtTCATTTATTTGGGACTTGTTAAATTCGCTGTCCTCAACATATAGGATCAGGTCGCAGCCAGCTAcactagtatttaataaagtttaaatttttcagtccttaattttaaatttatatttttaatcactCTTATCAGCTTTTattaaagtaataaattcaacaaactcaGCACATCTTCAGCTAAATTGaaatggaccaacaactcaccTTTAATTAAAGTTACAAGCATCCTAGATcgagtatcgtgccatttatttttcatgaatgttaaataatgtttacagttactgtaaacattttttgatatataatttaataagatttttcggaactcatagaagttaatgcactaagtacctatattgttaaatagtgatattcagtATTGAGAAAATGAATGGTCTGTCCCGACGAAAActggacggttggcaagtctaagccatcgattcaaatttaattgtttcggtttgttggagattgagttcaataatagattcggttctcaaaaaaagatttaagtcggaatataatgatttttatgatcttaaaaaatccaaaaaaatcacTGGTGTGCACTCactttgtaactcaagacatacaattttagactttttttgttgcaaaatcgGAATGTTTTTTTCCAAGGgcccttttttccaaaatttgttttgctcaaaagaaagcttaggtttccttttaaataattcctttaagataatTTTGGTACCTTAGTGGAATGCGCGTGGGACAAATTGAGAGACATATTGGCTATCATTGTACTAATTGGAAAAATATAACCAgcagaaaacaaattaaagtttGGTATTAGGACAAAATAAAGGAATCAATTGAAATAGCATTTTCTCGAATTTGGGGAACAAATTGCAGAAATATTCCAAGAATtataagaaaaactattttttataaataaatatttcagaaatatttttgaagaattaATTGTTTTGCAGAACTGCATTATTAAAATCAACTGATcacaactttttttgtaaaacaacaacaatgcaatGCAACTAGAATTTGTTTATTAGTAAGGCAATTAACCCTTTGGAGTAAGgaaaactaattaaataaatataaattcatattaacTATATGCAAGAATATTGCTTCGCTATAGGATCATGGAAAAAAGAACgacaaataacttttaaaatatatttgttgtatataaaaattagtaTAACAAATTAGTTACGGAAATAATTATTATGtatgcaaatttattaaaataataaatttattgaacaaGAACCGTAAATATTCCCACGAATcatatgaattaatttaaataattattttcgaacatcatttaaaaattttgaaaacaatttacaCACCGGTCACACTAGGGTTAATGATGATCAGTTACTTATTGTACGAATAAAGGAGAAaaggaaaatataaagaaactGAGTTCTGTTGatgtataattaaataattattttcaaacataaataaaatcatttaaaaatttgaataacaaTTTACCCACCGGTCACACTAGGGTTAATGATGATCAGTTACTTATTGTAAGAATAAAGGAGAAAAGGAAAATAGAAAGAAACTGAGTTCTGT comes from Calliphora vicina chromosome 2, idCalVici1.1, whole genome shotgun sequence and encodes:
- the LOC135950711 gene encoding uncharacterized protein LOC135950711; this translates as MSPCHRFTQLFVAHVHNKMRHQNFEATIGEIRKRFRIPRLRNLLRKTTSNCNICKIRRAVPVAPFMGSLPSDRLTPYVRPFTYTGVDYFGPLNVTIGRRHEKRWVALFTCLTIRAVHLEVAYDLSTDSCILAIRNFINRHGTPLKIRSDNGKNFVGVNQEAQRFDEVFDLVKIEDELSTRGIEWQFNCPHNPAGGIWERMVQGFKSNPKRSPPKRAHLAKFLIEAENIVNSRPLTHLPVSPEDDEPLTPNHFLLGFANTAQTTEGIEITKPVVLKKQWRIARQLRDHFWKRWIVEYLPTLTRRSKKPVAPGDLVLICDPAVSRRDWKRGRVVNVFPGSDGVIRRADVQTSSGILKRPVCKLAVLDLE